The DNA segment CCATCCCAGCGGCTTCCATCATACCGCCCAGAACATGCACCTGGTCGTTTCGGTCAATCCCCCTCCGCTTCTTCGACCGCACGTCCCGATGCCATCACCACAGCCCCTTCCTCCGGCTGCGTCCACAGGAACCGCTTCCCACTCTGCTACCGGAACCAATCCAGAATACGCCGCTTCAGCGTATCTACAGGACTGATCCACTGATGGCGATTCTCAGGATTCAAGCGATAGAAAAGCAGGTGGGGCGCAAATTCCTCGCTCCCATGAGGCCACAACTCCACAAAACGCCCTTCACCCAGGATACACTCGCCTCACAAATGGATAATCAGAAAAATCATCTTCATTTTGATAGATTATGCGTAACAAATTTTTCTCCATATGAACCATATGGGTCAGGGAAAACAGGGCGAAATGATCACAGATACATCTCTGAGCAGACATTCATTGTCTTCTATCCAGCACGCTTTTATGGTCATATTCCGCCATTTCTCATAGGCGCGCGGAATGCGTAATGAAAGGGACAAGCTGAATCCTCTCTATTCTTTCCCAGTCTGGTCCAATGTAATGACGGATCCGAACACTGCCAGATTTCCTGGATACACCGATGCATTCCCCTGAAAAAAACAGGCCACGGCAGGAAATCAGCGCACCCATGGGGCTTCGTCGAGGCGAAGCAGTGCATGAAGCAGAACGTTGGCGCCGTTTGCGACGTCTTCGGGTCGGGAATACTCTTTCGGGGAATGGCTGATGCCGTCCACGCTGGGAATGAAGATCATGCCGGTCGGTCCCAGCCGGGCCATGTCCTGCGCATCGTGCCCGGCTCCACTGGGCATGCGCTTCGCCGACAGACCCAGCGCCCGCGCAGACGCCTCAATGACGTCCCGCACCCGTGGGTCGGTAGGGGCCGGTTTGTTGACGTTAATCGGCTCGAACCGGACGCTTACTCCGCTGTCCCGGGCAATGGCTCGGGCTTCCGCTTCAATGGCCGCGTACAGCCGCTGAATTCTGGCATCATCCAGGTCCCGCAACTCCAGACTACAGACCACGCGCCCCGGAATGACATTGGGCGCTCCGGGATGGGCTTCAATCTGACCCACGGTGCCGACCTGGCGTCCCGGCTCCGAGGTAACCACGCGGTTGACGGCCTGGATAAACCGGGCAGCCGCCAGCAACGCATCCCGGCGTCGATTCATCGGCGTGGTCCCTGCATGGTTCGCCATCCCTTCCCACGTAACCCGCCACCATCGAATGCCCACGATCCCCTCGACCACTCCGATATCCACCTGCTCCTCATACAGCACGGGCCCCTGCTCGATGTGCAATTCAAGGTACGCGGCAATGTCGCCCGGCCTGCGCACCACTTCGTCCAGGCGATCCGGATCGCCGCCCAGAAAGCGAATGCCTTCGCGGATCGTTTTGCCGCTGTGACTGACGTGGTTCAGCTCTTCCGGCGGCAGCTCCCCGATCCAGGCACGGCTGCCGATCAGGCCCCCTTCTTCATTCTGAAAGATGACCACCTCCAGGGGATGGCGGAGCGTGACGCCCTGCTCGCGCAGCGTCTGGGCCACTTCAATCGCGCTCAGCGATCCCACTGTACCATCGTAGTTGCCGCCATTGGGCACCGTGTCGATATGAGACCCCATCACCAGCGGCGGTCGGTCTGGCTCGCGTCCCGGACGGCGCCCTATGATGTTGGCAGCCGCGTCGATCTCGACCTCCAGGCCTGCGGCGCGCATCCATGCGATCACCTGGGCCCGCCCCTGACGATCTGCTTCGCTGTAGGCAACCCGGCTGGTTCCCCCGGGTCCGCGTCCAAACATGGCCAGTTGCTCCAGATGGGCCCACAGACGCTCGGCGTTTACGCGCAGCGTAGCCTGCCCCTCGTCCTCTGCTACCCGTGCCCACGCAGCAGGTCCCCAGATTCCCAGGGCCCCGGTGGCCGCAAGCGTTGTGCGCAGAAAGGTGCGGCGCGATTGCTTTGTCTGGTTAGCCAACCGCTGGACTTTCATCGCCCTGGTGACAGATCAAACGCTATCCTACACCTGGTGATTAATGTCAGAAATTTTTAAAATTCCATCCATATAATCAATTATTCTCAGAATCAAAACTGGATAGCAGCCTGCCGCCATGTATCGAAGCGTTGGTACCTTCCTGCTCTCCTGGTTGCTCTGGACGGCCGGCTTGGCTTTGCCTGCCCCGGCGATAACGCTGGCTCAAGAGGTTTCGCCCGATTCGCAGCTTCTCGGGTTTACCCGGGAGCATGCCCGTCTGCAATGGTCCCTCGAGGCACGCCTTCCCGCTCTGATTTCAGCAGAACGCATGCGCACCTATCACCGGGCGCTGACAGCCGAGCCGCATCATGCCGGAACTGAAGCCAACGAGCGCACAGCCGAATACCTGGCAGCCCGTCTGCGTGCATTTGGCTTCGATAGCGTGGCGTTTTATCGCTACGAGGTGCTTTTGCCCCGACCTGTTGAACGATCGGTCGAGCTCATTGCCCCGGAGTCCTATCGGCTCCGGCTGAGCGAGCCCCCCTTAGCCCCCGATCCTGATACCCGGAAGGACGGCGTGCTGCCGCCCTTTAATGCCTATTCAGCCGATGGGACGGTCGAGGCCGAAGTAGTGTACGTAAACTATGGCATTCCCGAGGATTACCGGGTGCTCGACTCACTGGGCATCAGCGTCGAAGGGAAGATTGTGCTGGCCCGTTACGGCCGGAGCTGGCGCGGGATCAAACCCAAGGTGGCTGCCGAACGCGGCGCGCTGGCCGTCTTGCTCTACTCCGATCCCGCCGACGATGGGTACGTCCGGGGCGACGTGATGCCAGACGGAAAGTGGCGGCCTGAATGGGGCGTGCAGCGCGGATCGGTCCTAGACATGCCGCTTTACCCGGGCGATCCGCAGACGCCCGGCTATCCGTCTAAGCCGGAAGCCGAACGCCTGCCGCTTGCTGAAATCCCCAACCTTCCGAGCATCCCTGTCTTACCCATTTCCTACGGCGATGCGCTGCCGATCCTGCGCAACCTGAAGGGTCCGGTTGCTCCTGAAGCGTGGCGGGGCGGCTTGCCGGTCACCTATCACATCGGTCCTGGCCCAGCCCGCGTGCGCATGACCGTGCGCCAGGACTGGTCGGTGCGTCCCATCGTCAACGTGATCGGATACCTGTGGGGGCGCGAAGAACCAGACAAGATCATCATGGCCGGTGGCCACCGAGACGCCTGGACGTTTGGCGGACGCGATCCTATTAGCGGAGCCGCTTCCCTGCTTGAGACAGCCCGCGCCCTTGCGCACCTGGCCCGGGAGGGGCACCGGCCGCGTCGCACCATTGCAATCGCCTCCTGGGATGCCGAAGAATACGGGTTGATTGGCTCCACCGAATATGCAGAAGAGTTTGCAGATCAGCTTCAGCAACAACTGATTGTCTATCTGAATCGCGAAAGTTATACAGCCGGTCCCTTTCAGGCCGGCGGTTCCCATGCCCTGGAACCTTTCATCAATGAAGTCGCACAGGCTGTTCCGGCTCCGGAAGGTCCGGGCACGGTGTGGCATTTCTGGAAAGCCCGCACCAGTGCCCAGCGCCTTGTGCGCACTTCTCGAGGAGAGCGTATTCGCATCGCTGCGCTGGGCTCCGGTAGCGACTACACGGCCTTCCTGGACCACCTGGGCATTCCTTCGGTCAATCTGGGGTTCGATTCCGGAAACGGTATCTACCACTCGCGCTACGACACCCACTGGTTTTTCACTACGTACGGCGACCCTGGCTTCCGCTATGGTGTCCGGTTGGCGGACCTGGTTGCCCGGTTTCTGCTGCGCCTGGCCAATGCTGACATCCTTCCCTTTGACTACGCCATCACGGCCGAAACCATTCAGCAGTATCTCGACGAGCTGGAAGCGCTCCAGTCCCAGTATCTGAAAGAGCCGGTTGACCTGCAGGCCGTGCGCCAGGCAGCACAGGTGCTGGAAGCGACGGCGATTGCGTTCCGGGCCGAGCGCGACCGGATTCTTCAGCTCCCTGCCGCTACGCTGGGGGCCCATCGCGCAACGCTGGCGGCGATCAACGAACACCTGCACCGAGCCGAGCAAGGCTTTCTGCATCCGGAAGGCCTGCCTGGCCGTCCCTGGTTTCGGCATATGCTTTACGCTCCTGGTTTCTACACGGGCTATGGGGTGAAGACGTTGCCAGGCATTCGCGAAGCCATAGAAGCGGGCCGTGCTGCCGAAGCCCGGGCAATGGCCGAAGCGACGGCCGCGGCCCTGGAGCGCGTGCGGCAGCATCTGGTGGCAGCGCTGGCACTTGCTCACACGATTCGCTAAACGTTAAAACCTGTAATCCAATATGCGCTGGCTTTGGAGCTTTGTTTGCCTGGTCCTGGCAGGTTCACTTTATGCCCAGGAGCGCCCTGTGGCGCTGATCGGTGCCCATGTGGTCAACCCAGCGGGCTTTCCGTCTTACCCGGAGGCAACTGTACTGCTTGAGGGATCCCGGATTGTGGCAGTTGGTCCTGCGGATCAGATCACGGTGCCTCCTGAAGCCGAACGCATCGATCTCCGCGGGAAATGGATCATTCCGGGCCTGATCGATGCCCACGTACACTTTTTTCAATCAGGGGGTCTCTACACCCGGCCAGATGTCATCGACCGCCGACATGTCGTGCCCTATGAAGAAGAGCTGGCGCAAATTCGGCAGCGGTTGCCCGATACGTTTGCCCGCTACCTGCGCTGCGGGATCACGGGTGTTGTCGATGTTGGGGGCCCTTTCTGGAACTTTGACGTGCGCCGACAGGCGCAGCAGACGCTGCGTGCGCCGCGCGTGGCGGTGGCTGGCCCCCTGATTTCTACCTACCAGCCTGCTGCGCTTACTACCGACGATCCGCCGATTATCAAGGTAACTACGCCTGAAGAAGCCCGGGCGCTGGTGCAGCGAGAACTGGCCCATCAGCCCGACCTGATCAAAATCTGGTACATTGTGCGTCCGGGGGAAACGCCCGCGCAGCACCTGCCTGTGGTCCAGGCTGCTATTGAGGAGGCCCATGCGCATGGCGTGCGCGTGGCGGTCCATGCCACCCAGTTGGAAACCGCCCGGTTAGCTGTGCAGGCAGGCGCCGACATTCTGGTGCACAGCGTCACGGATCAAGAGGTGGATGATGCCTTTATTCGTCTGCTTCGGGAGCATCAGGTACTGTATACGCCCACGCTGGTAGTCTGGGAAGGATATCTGGAGGTGCTCAGCCGTCAGGTGCAGCTTTCGCTGCCCGAGCTTACGTGGGCCAATCCGTACGTGGTCGCCACGTTGTTTGACCTGTATGCCGATACCACGTACCGTCCTCCTTCCGCGCGCTGGGTCGAAGCGCGTCGGCGACGTCTTCGGATAGCCCAGCGCAACCTGAAGCGGCTGCAGGAAGGGGGCGTGCGTATCGCAGCCGGCACCGATGCCGGCAACATTGGCACCCTGCATGGACCGGCCATTTTTCGAGAATTTGAGCTTATGGCCGAAGCTGGCCTGACCCCTCACCAGATTCTCACCAGCGCCACGCTGCACGGGGCGATGGTGCTGGGCATGGCGGATAAGCTGGGGGTTATCGAACCAGGACGCCTGGCCGATCTGGTCGTGCTGGATGCCGATCCCCGGCTTGACGTTCAGCACTTTCGCGCGATCCATCTGATCATCAAAGACGGACAGGCTTTCCGTCCGGCCTCGTTGATACAGGAGACGGCCGTTGATCTGGTGCAGCGTCAACTGAACGCCTACAATGCCCGGCATCTGGAAGCGTTTCTGGCCACCTATGCACCGGATGTAGCCGTGTACGACTTCCCGGGGACGCTGCGCATGCAAGGGTTGGAAGCGCTCCGCGCCCGCTATGGCCGCCTTTTTGAAGAAAACCCGCGGTTACATGCCCGTCTGCTAGGGCGCCTCACCGTCGGCGCTTTTGTGATTGATCGAGAACAGGTAGTGGGGCGCGCTGATGGGCGAATCTTACATGCCATTGCCATCTATGAAGTGCGCGACGGCCGCATCCAGCGGGTGTGGTTTATTCGGGGCAACTGAGTAAAACGAACAGACCTGCGTTCCTGATGAAAGGAGCATCGCAGCCCTGGCCTGACGCCTTGTTCTTTGGATCGTTTCGGTAGGGCTCCCAGGCTTGTCCCTCTCCAGGCGACACCTTCGCATTTTTTGCGAAACCGAAGGCCAGGCAGCGGGGTTTAGTCAGGCGAGTTTGCCCGGGTGGCGGAACTGGTAGACGCACGTGACTCAAAATCACGTGGCCCTCGCGGCCGTGTGGGTTCGAGTCCCACCCCGGGTACCAGTTGGGATTCTGTGTACTCAAGAAGTTCAGGATCCACTGCGCCCTTTACTCAGGATGTCCATGTGCCTGTAGTCAATGCTCTTTCTCTTTTCCCTCACAGAATTCTTTGGTAAGGCTGGTCTCTTTAGTGTTCCTTTCCCTACGTTCATATGCCGCAGTGGTAGTCAGTTTTTTTGCAAATCCTGTGGACAGCGGTTGCCAGGATCTGAAGGATCACAAACTTTACCGCTTACCTCCACACCAGTACTTCAAACCACCAGCGGAGCAACCCTACAATGTTGGT comes from the Rhodothermus profundi genome and includes:
- a CDS encoding Zn-dependent hydrolase yields the protein MKVQRLANQTKQSRRTFLRTTLAATGALGIWGPAAWARVAEDEGQATLRVNAERLWAHLEQLAMFGRGPGGTSRVAYSEADRQGRAQVIAWMRAAGLEVEIDAAANIIGRRPGREPDRPPLVMGSHIDTVPNGGNYDGTVGSLSAIEVAQTLREQGVTLRHPLEVVIFQNEEGGLIGSRAWIGELPPEELNHVSHSGKTIREGIRFLGGDPDRLDEVVRRPGDIAAYLELHIEQGPVLYEEQVDIGVVEGIVGIRWWRVTWEGMANHAGTTPMNRRRDALLAAARFIQAVNRVVTSEPGRQVGTVGQIEAHPGAPNVIPGRVVCSLELRDLDDARIQRLYAAIEAEARAIARDSGVSVRFEPINVNKPAPTDPRVRDVIEASARALGLSAKRMPSGAGHDAQDMARLGPTGMIFIPSVDGISHSPKEYSRPEDVANGANVLLHALLRLDEAPWVR
- a CDS encoding transferrin receptor-like dimerization domain-containing protein; the protein is MYRSVGTFLLSWLLWTAGLALPAPAITLAQEVSPDSQLLGFTREHARLQWSLEARLPALISAERMRTYHRALTAEPHHAGTEANERTAEYLAARLRAFGFDSVAFYRYEVLLPRPVERSVELIAPESYRLRLSEPPLAPDPDTRKDGVLPPFNAYSADGTVEAEVVYVNYGIPEDYRVLDSLGISVEGKIVLARYGRSWRGIKPKVAAERGALAVLLYSDPADDGYVRGDVMPDGKWRPEWGVQRGSVLDMPLYPGDPQTPGYPSKPEAERLPLAEIPNLPSIPVLPISYGDALPILRNLKGPVAPEAWRGGLPVTYHIGPGPARVRMTVRQDWSVRPIVNVIGYLWGREEPDKIIMAGGHRDAWTFGGRDPISGAASLLETARALAHLAREGHRPRRTIAIASWDAEEYGLIGSTEYAEEFADQLQQQLIVYLNRESYTAGPFQAGGSHALEPFINEVAQAVPAPEGPGTVWHFWKARTSAQRLVRTSRGERIRIAALGSGSDYTAFLDHLGIPSVNLGFDSGNGIYHSRYDTHWFFTTYGDPGFRYGVRLADLVARFLLRLANADILPFDYAITAETIQQYLDELEALQSQYLKEPVDLQAVRQAAQVLEATAIAFRAERDRILQLPAATLGAHRATLAAINEHLHRAEQGFLHPEGLPGRPWFRHMLYAPGFYTGYGVKTLPGIREAIEAGRAAEARAMAEATAAALERVRQHLVAALALAHTIR
- a CDS encoding amidohydrolase family protein, encoding MRWLWSFVCLVLAGSLYAQERPVALIGAHVVNPAGFPSYPEATVLLEGSRIVAVGPADQITVPPEAERIDLRGKWIIPGLIDAHVHFFQSGGLYTRPDVIDRRHVVPYEEELAQIRQRLPDTFARYLRCGITGVVDVGGPFWNFDVRRQAQQTLRAPRVAVAGPLISTYQPAALTTDDPPIIKVTTPEEARALVQRELAHQPDLIKIWYIVRPGETPAQHLPVVQAAIEEAHAHGVRVAVHATQLETARLAVQAGADILVHSVTDQEVDDAFIRLLREHQVLYTPTLVVWEGYLEVLSRQVQLSLPELTWANPYVVATLFDLYADTTYRPPSARWVEARRRRLRIAQRNLKRLQEGGVRIAAGTDAGNIGTLHGPAIFREFELMAEAGLTPHQILTSATLHGAMVLGMADKLGVIEPGRLADLVVLDADPRLDVQHFRAIHLIIKDGQAFRPASLIQETAVDLVQRQLNAYNARHLEAFLATYAPDVAVYDFPGTLRMQGLEALRARYGRLFEENPRLHARLLGRLTVGAFVIDREQVVGRADGRILHAIAIYEVRDGRIQRVWFIRGN